The following coding sequences are from one Methanobacterium petrolearium window:
- the xerA gene encoding site-specific tyrosine recombinase/integron integrase: MNPYSNGNWKSSGGDPTDIKRFVGNTSNYPPEANFLEVFDIPEMIEDYLFELEIRNYSRNTIKTYRSIINNFYKHLQNEKELNNEQQVLRGFKRYIRYLKREKKVSQNYIYLVTVVVKKFFEFGGIHVLEEVKTPKRTKSLPKSLNEDEVKNLINALDNYNPVDSDSPTSKSLKLRNKLILALLYSSGLRVSELVTLQTNNVDLEERTIRIRGKGEKDRIVLFDDATKTLMEEYLQERSCDSEYIFVNRQSNHLTPRYVQMMIKDYARVAGIKKKVTPHILRHSFATHLLKNGVDIRAIQQLLGHSNLSTTQIYTSVDMKTLKNVYDRAKLL, encoded by the coding sequence ATGAACCCTTATTCCAACGGAAACTGGAAATCATCTGGTGGGGATCCTACGGATATCAAAAGATTTGTAGGTAACACTTCTAACTATCCTCCGGAAGCAAACTTCTTGGAAGTTTTTGATATTCCAGAAATGATTGAAGACTATCTTTTTGAACTGGAAATACGCAACTATTCCCGTAACACCATCAAAACCTATCGTTCCATTATAAACAATTTTTACAAACATCTACAGAATGAAAAAGAACTTAACAACGAACAACAAGTTTTAAGAGGATTCAAACGTTATATACGATATTTGAAGCGTGAAAAAAAAGTTTCCCAGAACTACATTTACCTGGTGACCGTGGTTGTTAAGAAGTTCTTTGAATTTGGAGGGATCCACGTTCTTGAAGAGGTCAAAACCCCAAAAAGAACCAAATCACTTCCTAAATCCCTAAATGAGGATGAAGTGAAAAATCTTATAAATGCTCTGGATAATTACAATCCTGTGGACTCTGATTCTCCCACATCCAAATCTTTAAAACTTAGAAATAAATTGATACTGGCTTTACTATACTCTTCAGGTTTAAGGGTTTCTGAACTGGTCACCCTTCAGACTAACAACGTTGATCTAGAAGAAAGAACCATCCGTATTCGGGGGAAAGGAGAAAAAGATCGAATTGTTCTGTTTGACGATGCTACCAAAACGCTGATGGAAGAATATCTCCAAGAAAGATCATGTGATAGTGAATACATTTTCGTCAATCGTCAGAGCAACCATTTAACTCCTCGTTATGTGCAGATGATGATCAAGGATTACGCCAGAGTAGCAGGTATAAAAAAGAAGGTAACTCCTCACATTCTCCGCCATTCATTTGCCACGCATCTGTTAAAGAATGGTGTGGATATTCGCGCTATACAACAACTTTTAGGCCATTCTAACCTATCTACAACCCAGATATATACCA
- a CDS encoding toprim domain-containing protein, whose protein sequence is MSFIKLSNIIEELKICGEQGIPFLIEGQKDEKALKELGVNGNFIKVSGSGLKLFEIAEIATQLSSRVIILTDFDRKGNQLAKRLSEDIQSLGSHPDIRFRRTIMGITRRFIKDIESLPRHLEQLELEESPSGGQWYYYHS, encoded by the coding sequence ATGAGTTTTATCAAGTTGTCCAATATAATCGAAGAGCTTAAGATCTGTGGGGAACAGGGAATCCCATTTCTGATTGAAGGCCAAAAGGATGAAAAGGCCTTAAAAGAGCTGGGGGTAAATGGAAATTTCATAAAAGTTTCTGGATCAGGACTAAAACTCTTCGAAATAGCAGAGATAGCAACTCAATTATCATCACGAGTGATTATATTAACTGACTTTGATCGAAAGGGCAATCAACTTGCCAAAAGACTTTCAGAGGATATTCAAAGCCTTGGTTCTCATCCGGACATTCGTTTCAGGAGAACCATCATGGGTATTACTCGTCGCTTTATTAAAGATATTGAGAGCCTCCCTCGGCACCTGGAGCAGCTGGAACTTGAAGAAAGCCCATCTGGTGGGCAATGGTATTACTATCATTCATAG
- a CDS encoding UPF0104 family protein, with protein sequence MEDTYALIREHKWKIIISFAVAAFVIFAITFIIGLNDVVDALERASLELILLNFVLEAAIILIWALRWKYILEVVDKSPKYTTVLTMLFASLFGNNVTPGSAGGEPLRAYILREVEGTPFEIGFASATSDRVFEFFPFVLISIIAALFVLSWELPTLTRIIVVIMIVFTIIMFTIMIYAGLRREIAQKLIISIAKPIYPTFARFSKNNISFREVSEKLIFYVNRFSDGFVTSLQNRKVFIFCFFLSFAMWGLDMTRMYVCFSSLGTYPPFLPLVIIYTIGIFISFLPLLPGAWGIREATLIGLFAVIGISADIVMAASIIDRLASYIAPTIIGAVAALYYGRKVKNMDSKTNETNMKTG encoded by the coding sequence ATGGAAGACACTTACGCACTTATCCGGGAACATAAATGGAAAATCATCATTTCATTTGCCGTGGCTGCATTCGTCATATTTGCCATTACATTCATCATAGGATTAAATGATGTGGTGGATGCCTTAGAAAGGGCTAGTTTAGAATTAATCCTTTTAAATTTCGTGTTAGAAGCTGCTATAATTCTAATCTGGGCTTTAAGGTGGAAATATATTTTAGAAGTGGTGGATAAGTCTCCCAAGTACACTACTGTGTTAACTATGCTCTTTGCTAGTTTATTTGGGAACAATGTAACTCCAGGTTCTGCAGGTGGTGAACCTTTACGTGCTTATATTTTAAGAGAAGTGGAAGGAACACCCTTTGAGATAGGTTTTGCTTCTGCTACATCTGATCGAGTATTTGAATTCTTTCCTTTTGTTTTAATATCCATTATCGCTGCACTGTTCGTTCTTAGCTGGGAACTTCCCACACTTACCCGGATAATCGTGGTGATAATGATCGTATTTACCATTATAATGTTTACTATAATGATATATGCTGGTCTTAGAAGAGAGATAGCACAGAAGCTAATTATTTCAATAGCCAAGCCCATCTACCCTACCTTCGCCCGTTTTAGCAAAAATAATATTTCTTTTAGGGAAGTAAGTGAAAAACTTATTTTTTATGTTAACCGATTTTCAGATGGTTTTGTCACCTCATTACAGAACCGAAAAGTCTTTATTTTTTGTTTTTTCCTTTCGTTTGCCATGTGGGGTTTAGACATGACCCGAATGTATGTTTGTTTTAGTTCACTAGGGACATATCCACCATTTCTTCCTTTGGTGATTATTTACACCATTGGAATTTTCATATCTTTCCTTCCCCTTCTCCCAGGAGCATGGGGGATACGTGAAGCTACGCTGATTGGTCTTTTTGCTGTTATTGGAATATCAGCCGATATAGTGATGGCTGCAAGTATCATCGACCGTTTGGCCAGTTACATAGCTCCCACCATAATTGGTGCTGTGGCAGCACTCTATTACGGGCGAAAGGTAAAAAATATGGATTCAAAGACCAATGAAACCAACATGAAAACGGGTTAG
- a CDS encoding H/ACA ribonucleoprotein complex subunit GAR1 — protein MKELGKILHLSNRGRIILRSRQTPALGLSVFNSHHQKVGFVHDVFGPTKDPYISVKIRASNSKKLENRVGETLYVPKQSKKKWGRRKRNKN, from the coding sequence ATGAAGGAACTTGGAAAAATACTGCATCTGTCTAACCGAGGTCGAATTATACTCCGATCACGTCAAACACCCGCCTTGGGACTGTCTGTTTTTAACTCTCACCACCAGAAAGTGGGGTTCGTTCACGATGTTTTTGGACCTACCAAAGATCCCTACATCTCAGTAAAAATTCGTGCATCAAATTCTAAAAAACTTGAAAACCGAGTTGGAGAGACTCTTTATGTACCTAAACAATCCAAGAAGAAATGGGGGCGACGGAAACGAAACAAGAATTAA
- a CDS encoding DUF211 domain-containing protein: MAKGLIRIVLDILKPHDPTLPHFAKFLSEVSGVEGVNITLMEIDKETENIKVTMQGNDLDFEEITKAIEQYGGSIHSVDEVVAGRTMVEEVTTPQD, encoded by the coding sequence TTGGCAAAAGGTCTTATAAGAATAGTTCTAGACATATTAAAACCACATGACCCCACTTTACCTCATTTCGCTAAATTTTTAAGTGAAGTCAGTGGAGTGGAAGGTGTAAATATAACTTTAATGGAAATTGACAAAGAAACTGAAAATATTAAGGTTACCATGCAAGGTAACGATTTGGACTTTGAAGAAATTACTAAAGCCATTGAACAGTATGGTGGTTCCATTCACAGTGTGGATGAGGTTGTTGCTGGTAGAACCATGGTTGAAGAAGTAACCACACCACAGGATTGA
- a CDS encoding YwbE family protein — protein MDGKNKKDIKKGYKVLIVLKKDQRTGKRTKGIVKDILTHSSVHPHGIKVRLEDGQVGRVKEIIKR, from the coding sequence ATGGATGGAAAGAATAAAAAAGATATTAAAAAGGGATATAAGGTTTTGATTGTTCTTAAAAAAGATCAACGCACAGGAAAAAGAACTAAGGGTATTGTTAAGGATATACTCACACATTCTTCTGTTCACCCTCACGGAATAAAGGTTCGATTAGAAGATGGGCAAGTTGGACGGGTTAAAGAAATTATAAAAAGGTAG
- a CDS encoding transcription initiation factor IIB codes for MKQDMSEIEKIETKCPECQSEKLINDHERGEIVCGSCGLVIDDNLVDMGPEWRAFDHEQRDKRTRVGAPITYTIHDKGLSTMIDWRNKDIYGRDIPARNRAQWYRLRKWQRKIRISGATERNLAFALSELDRDSSRLGLPRSVREAASVVYRNAVENKLIRGRSIEGVVAASLYAACRRCNVPRTLDEIAEVSRVSKKEVGRTYRFLTRELNIKLPPTSPVDYVPRFASELNLSGEVQSKAIEIIEKAMEKGLTSGRGPTGVAAAALYIASVLLGERKTQRDVADIAGVTEVTIRNRYKELTEQLDMGVTL; via the coding sequence ATGAAACAGGATATGTCCGAAATTGAAAAAATCGAGACAAAATGTCCTGAATGTCAATCTGAAAAACTTATAAACGATCATGAACGTGGCGAAATTGTCTGCGGTTCCTGTGGTCTGGTTATTGACGATAACCTAGTGGATATGGGGCCAGAATGGAGGGCCTTTGACCATGAACAGCGTGATAAGAGAACCAGAGTAGGTGCACCCATAACCTACACCATCCACGACAAAGGTCTTTCCACCATGATCGACTGGAGAAACAAGGATATCTACGGAAGAGATATTCCCGCCAGGAACAGAGCCCAGTGGTACCGTCTCCGAAAATGGCAGAGAAAAATCAGGATCTCAGGCGCCACCGAACGTAATTTAGCCTTTGCACTCTCTGAACTTGACCGTGATTCCTCACGATTAGGACTTCCCAGAAGCGTCAGAGAAGCAGCATCAGTGGTTTACCGTAACGCCGTGGAAAACAAGTTAATCAGAGGAAGAAGCATTGAGGGAGTCGTAGCAGCATCCCTATACGCTGCCTGCAGAAGATGTAACGTACCCAGAACTCTGGATGAAATTGCAGAAGTTTCAAGAGTAAGTAAGAAAGAAGTAGGGAGAACTTACCGTTTCCTGACAAGGGAACTAAACATCAAACTACCACCTACCAGCCCAGTTGACTATGTGCCCCGTTTTGCCAGTGAACTAAACCTCTCAGGAGAAGTTCAGTCCAAAGCCATAGAAATCATAGAAAAAGCCATGGAAAAAGGTTTAACCTCTGGTAGAGGACCCACAGGAGTAGCTGCCGCTGCACTGTACATAGCCTCAGTATTACTCGGTGAGAGGAAAACCCAACGCGATGTAGCTGATATAGCCGGAGTTACTGAAGTTACTATTCGTAACCGATACAAAGAACTCACAGAACAGCTGGATATGGGAGTTACACTTTAG
- a CDS encoding RraA family protein, which produces MAKKIEISPESVLEKFSTPKKEDHFPHLDLPTSQISDALKSITCENGVIHGIKPVKNNIKVMGRAVTVKTDPEDWGTALKGIDAAQEGDVLFIDAENGYDAVWGELTSSSSQEKGIAGTVVYGAVRDVEAVRNLNYPVYSCRIVPCAGEPKGEGEINIPLECEGVKVKPGDWIIGDDCGVVVVPAKCFKEVIEAASNIKDKETRIIRRLKDGWSLSEILGIK; this is translated from the coding sequence ATGGCTAAAAAGATTGAAATATCTCCAGAATCTGTTTTAGAAAAATTTTCAACCCCCAAAAAAGAAGATCACTTTCCCCACCTCGATCTTCCTACATCACAGATCTCCGATGCTCTAAAAAGTATCACCTGTGAAAATGGAGTTATCCACGGGATAAAACCAGTGAAAAATAATATTAAGGTGATGGGAAGAGCAGTTACAGTTAAAACCGATCCCGAAGATTGGGGAACTGCTCTTAAAGGCATTGATGCTGCTCAAGAAGGAGATGTACTTTTTATTGATGCCGAAAATGGTTACGATGCAGTTTGGGGTGAATTAACCTCTAGTTCCTCCCAAGAAAAAGGTATTGCTGGTACGGTAGTTTATGGTGCTGTGCGAGATGTGGAAGCCGTCCGAAATCTTAACTATCCTGTTTACTCCTGTCGTATAGTTCCCTGTGCAGGTGAACCTAAAGGAGAAGGTGAAATTAACATTCCTCTAGAATGTGAAGGAGTAAAGGTTAAACCAGGGGATTGGATCATTGGAGATGACTGTGGAGTAGTTGTGGTCCCAGCTAAATGCTTTAAAGAAGTAATTGAAGCTGCTTCTAATATAAAAGACAAAGAAACACGTATAATTCGCCGTTTAAAAGATGGATGGTCTTTATCTGAAATTCTGGGAATTAAATAA
- a CDS encoding ATP-binding protein: MYANMKKEFFKDIKSTADILIPKDPLERVIGHDDIIRFVKIAAKQRRNLLLVGPPGIGKSLIAQGISVHLSKPQEEITVVHNPERPERPFVEVKNRSEIESEIEDLQRAEGDVVTPQEVPELVAERLGFRCPTCESYSSAYQSICPKCGADKYSHINARRKHLGDLLGMFEMDNEPVNVPQDRVTTTRMHQGREEVVIYERVDGDKIKILDQHALEKRREMVEEKPKNIIVPLKRKNFIQATGASETELLGDVRHDPYGGHPDLGTQPYERVVPGAIHEAHEGVLFIDEIVHIAPLQRYILSAMQDKCFPIVGRNPQSAGSSVKVEDVPCDFIFVGACNIRDLHYILPPLRSRIQGEGYEILMRTTMPDTGENQAKMAQFVAQEIEMDGKIPHATLNAVELIMDESRKRAHIIDDQKDSLTLRLRDMGGLVRMAGDMAVMEGSELIEARHIKFAVKNAISIEDQILERYQSFEQAIEKDTSSSQKMHSGSKGIPNDHVDRSYL; encoded by the coding sequence ATGTATGCAAACATGAAAAAAGAGTTTTTTAAAGATATTAAAAGCACTGCAGATATCTTGATACCTAAAGATCCCCTGGAAAGGGTTATTGGTCATGATGACATTATAAGATTTGTGAAAATAGCCGCTAAACAACGCAGGAATCTTCTCCTGGTAGGTCCTCCAGGTATAGGAAAATCATTAATAGCACAAGGCATATCGGTTCACCTGAGTAAGCCACAAGAGGAAATAACCGTTGTCCACAACCCAGAAAGGCCTGAAAGACCTTTTGTGGAAGTAAAAAACAGATCGGAAATTGAAAGTGAAATAGAGGATTTACAAAGGGCTGAAGGGGATGTTGTCACCCCCCAGGAAGTTCCGGAACTTGTTGCAGAACGTTTAGGTTTTCGATGTCCTACTTGTGAAAGTTATAGTAGTGCGTATCAGAGCATATGCCCTAAGTGTGGAGCGGACAAATACTCTCATATAAATGCACGTAGAAAACATTTAGGTGATCTTTTAGGAATGTTTGAAATGGATAATGAGCCTGTAAATGTTCCACAGGACAGAGTCACCACCACAAGAATGCATCAGGGTCGCGAAGAAGTGGTGATTTATGAACGGGTTGATGGGGACAAGATTAAGATACTTGACCAACATGCTCTGGAGAAGAGAAGGGAGATGGTTGAGGAAAAACCCAAAAACATTATTGTTCCCTTAAAACGGAAAAATTTCATCCAAGCTACCGGTGCCAGTGAAACCGAGTTACTGGGGGATGTAAGGCATGACCCATATGGTGGACACCCTGACCTGGGAACACAACCCTATGAAAGAGTTGTTCCAGGTGCAATCCATGAAGCCCACGAAGGAGTTCTCTTCATTGATGAAATCGTACACATAGCACCTCTGCAGCGCTACATATTAAGTGCAATGCAGGATAAATGCTTTCCCATTGTTGGCAGAAATCCTCAAAGCGCTGGGAGTTCGGTGAAAGTAGAGGATGTGCCCTGTGATTTTATATTTGTAGGGGCCTGCAATATTCGAGACCTTCATTATATATTACCTCCGTTGCGTTCTCGTATTCAGGGGGAAGGATATGAAATTTTGATGCGCACCACTATGCCAGATACTGGGGAAAATCAGGCAAAAATGGCTCAATTCGTAGCTCAGGAGATTGAAATGGATGGTAAAATCCCACATGCAACCTTAAATGCTGTTGAACTGATTATGGATGAATCCAGAAAGAGAGCCCACATAATAGACGATCAAAAAGATTCTTTAACATTAAGACTTCGAGACATGGGGGGTTTGGTTCGTATGGCTGGAGATATGGCAGTGATGGAAGGCAGTGAATTAATTGAGGCTCGTCATATAAAATTTGCTGTTAAAAACGCCATATCCATTGAAGACCAGATACTTGAACGTTATCAGTCCTTTGAACAGGCAATAGAGAAGGATACATCCAGTTCTCAGAAGATGCATTCAGGTAGTAAGGGCATTCCCAATGACCATGTGGACCGCAGCTACCTTTAA
- the dnaG gene encoding DNA primase DnaG has protein sequence MGAKEEISTTKYLIHAQINANGIVEKPDVVGAIFGQTEGLLSNDLDLRELQKTGRIGRIKVNINSKAGRSKGEIVIPSSLDRVETAILAASLETINRVGPCEAYISVNKVEDVRAVKRRKVVDRAKELYKGMMEEVTPESLKMIEEVKEAMRIHEITDFGHDKLPSGPNVVSSDAILVVEGRADVLNLLRYGVKNAIAVEGVSVPKTVAELTKKKTVTAFLDGDRGGDLILKELLQVGELDYVTRAPRGKEVEDLTKDEVMVALRDKIPVEQIYHDMGIKLDKPEKKQVDKTPDKIKLLKGLLKDVEGSGNAEILDDALNILKQVKVESLYDELKALQNEGAYAVVFDGVVSQRLIDIAKDKGIKQIVAVRMSEVVKKPSPLKIITGR, from the coding sequence ATGGGAGCGAAAGAAGAAATCAGTACAACTAAATATCTTATTCATGCTCAAATTAATGCTAACGGAATCGTTGAAAAACCGGACGTGGTAGGTGCCATATTCGGACAAACAGAAGGACTTTTAAGTAATGATCTTGATTTAAGAGAACTACAAAAAACCGGCAGAATCGGCCGGATCAAGGTGAACATCAACTCAAAAGCTGGCAGATCCAAAGGGGAAATTGTAATCCCATCCAGCCTGGATCGAGTGGAAACTGCCATACTGGCAGCATCCCTAGAAACCATTAACCGAGTTGGACCCTGTGAAGCGTACATATCAGTTAACAAAGTAGAAGATGTCAGAGCGGTTAAAAGAAGGAAAGTAGTGGATCGAGCCAAGGAACTTTACAAGGGAATGATGGAAGAAGTCACCCCAGAAAGCCTCAAAATGATTGAAGAAGTTAAAGAGGCCATGCGCATCCACGAAATCACTGATTTTGGGCATGATAAACTTCCTTCAGGCCCCAATGTAGTATCATCTGATGCTATTCTGGTTGTGGAAGGTCGTGCCGATGTTTTAAACTTACTGCGTTATGGTGTTAAAAATGCCATAGCTGTGGAAGGAGTTAGCGTCCCAAAAACTGTAGCAGAACTTACCAAGAAAAAAACAGTAACCGCATTTTTAGACGGAGATCGTGGCGGTGACTTAATCCTCAAGGAACTCCTTCAAGTAGGAGAACTGGACTACGTAACCCGAGCTCCTAGAGGTAAAGAAGTGGAAGATCTCACCAAAGATGAAGTTATGGTGGCGTTAAGAGATAAAATACCCGTAGAACAGATCTACCATGATATGGGAATAAAACTGGATAAACCAGAAAAAAAACAAGTAGACAAAACACCAGATAAAATAAAGTTACTCAAAGGACTACTCAAAGATGTTGAAGGTTCCGGAAATGCAGAAATCCTCGATGATGCATTAAACATACTTAAACAAGTTAAAGTAGAATCCCTATACGATGAACTGAAGGCTTTGCAAAATGAAGGAGCCTATGCAGTGGTATTTGATGGTGTGGTCAGCCAGAGACTCATTGACATTGCCAAAGATAAGGGAATAAAACAGATAGTAGCAGTGCGCATGAGTGAAGTTGTCAAAAAACCAAGTCCACTTAAAATAATCACTGGCAGATAA